The following coding sequences lie in one Arachis ipaensis cultivar K30076 chromosome B03, Araip1.1, whole genome shotgun sequence genomic window:
- the LOC107633578 gene encoding zinc finger MYM-type protein 1-like yields the protein MEKNAFSELGFSNWKKVNNGVNCAFVCHEGSIPNSPHNLCVKSCDDLMAQSKHIDKVLDRHSDETIANNRLRLKTSINTIRWLAFQACAFRGDDESLGSLNRGNFIELIKLLASCNQNVNNVVLENAPGNAQYISPGVQKDILHIFARKVRATIREEIGDSKFCIIIDEARDESKREQMSVVLRFVDKHGCVQERFFDLIHVSDTCSLTLKTEISLVLSRYNLDVQNLRGQGYDGANCPFAYYIHCLAHQLQLALVSAAKEVCYVHQFISKLTLIVNVVTVSPKYDQEKFHIRMQAQHYELDVPNHVELTNLCTISELCQGLTKTGKSLTYPLIDHLIRLVLTFPVSTATTERSFSAMNIVKNRLRNKMDDELLANCL from the exons ATGGAAAAAAATGCATTTTCAGAGTTAGGATTTAGTAATTGGAAGAAAGTAAACAATGGGGTAAATTGTGCATTTGTATGTCACGAGGGTTCTATTCCTAATTCTCCCCATAATTTATGTGTGAAATCTTGTGATGATTTAATGGCTCAATCTAAGCATATAGACAAAGTTCTTGATAGGCATAGTGATGAAACTATTGCAAATAATCGTTTAAGGTTAAAGACATCTATTAATACTATTCGATGGCTTGCATTTCAAGCATGTGCATTTAGAGGCGATGATGAAAGTCTTGGATCTTTGAATAGGGGAAATTTTATTGAGTTAATTAAGCTTTTAGCTTCCTGTAATCAGAATGTTAATAATGTTGTCCTTGAAAATGCTCCTGGAAATGCTCAATATATATCTCCCGGTGTTCAGAAAGATATATTGCATATCTTTGCTAGAAAAGTGCGTGCAACAATTCGAGAAGAAATTGGTGATTctaaattttgtataattattgATGAAGCAAGAGATGAGTCAAAGCGAGAACAAATGTCTGTGGTTTTGAGATTTGTAGACAAGCACGGTTGTGTTCAAGAAAGATTTTTTGATCTTATACATGTTTCTGATACATGTTCTTTGACATTGAAAACAGAAATTTCATTAGTTCTTTCTCGTTATAATCTTGATGTCCAAAATCTTAGGGGACAAGGGTACGATGGAGCTA ATTGTCCTTTTGCTTATTACATTCATTGTCTTGCTCATCAATTACAATTAGCACTTGTTTCTGCAGCCAAAGAAGTTTGTTATGTTCATCAATTCATTTCAAAACTTACATTAATTGTGAATGTTGTGACTGTTTCTCCTAAATA TGACCAAGAGAAATTTCACATTAGAATGCAAGCTCAACATTATGAACTTGATGTTCCTAATCATGTTGAGTTAACTAACTTGTGCACAATTTCGGAGTTATGTCAAGGATTAACGAAGACAGGAAAGTCTTTAACATATCCTTTGATTGATCATTTGATTCGCTTGGTATTAACTTTCCCTGTTTCAACTGCTACAACTGAGAGAtctttttcagctatgaatattgtgaagaatagaCTCAGAAACAAAATGGACGATGAATTGCTTGCTAATTGTCTTtag